tcctccaccataattacctaagcattatttgccacctctagaacattttaattttaatgtttgaaaactttaccgtttgacttgattttgaatcttgAATTCGAACGAGATTGAATCATCGTGAGAtttacaacagtaagagtggtgacgtggcatcattagcagaggttactgtagcttgattatccgggcgtcacacagctGTTGTCAATGAAATATTCTAGACTTTGAAACGAAAAATGAAAAGAGAAATGGAGAGAGAGAGATACTAGTCACGAGGTAATTAAATTTTTTTGAGACATACGAGGTACAGTAATTAGTTAAGCTGACTCCCACCCCACCCAACGCAGCCAAAGCCCACAATCTTCTCGTCTCCCTCCCCAATTCCCATTCCCACCCacacccacatcgccgccgccgccgccttggccgGAATGAAGGATCTCCTCACCGCCGCCTTCCACCTCCCTCTCATGCCTCCACCCCGTCCGTCCACCCTGGAAAGGAAGGCACCGGTATAGGGCCTCGGGCGAGCTCCCTCGAGTCCAGACCGGTGCTTCCCCAACCTCCGCCCTCTTCCCCGCGATTCCCCTCCCCACCCACAGCCGCAGCCGGCGGCAGCCTCCCCCACATCCGGCGACCTCCTCTCCCACCTCacccccctccttcctcctcctccgctgcTGCTTGAAAACACCATGGCGTCTGCTCAAACTCTGGtgagttcctcctcctcctccctctccagaTCATTTCTATCTATCTCTTCCTCTCTCTAATCTCTATCTCTTCCTTTGTAGCAGCAGATCAGACGAGAGGTGCGGGGACGAGTTGGGTTGGGAAGCACGAGCACCATGGACGATTTGGGTGAGGAGAGATCATGGCTGCAGCCACCTAGCTCCAACCACCGTCGGGGCAGAGGAGGCCCCGACGCCATGGACAAGCAGCCGCGATTTGATCTGCTTCCCCTGCAACGTCGC
This sequence is a window from Triticum dicoccoides isolate Atlit2015 ecotype Zavitan unplaced genomic scaffold, WEW_v2.0 scaffold23802, whole genome shotgun sequence. Protein-coding genes within it:
- the LOC119345443 gene encoding uncharacterized protein LOC119345443; the protein is ISSPPPSTSLSCLHPVRPPWKGRHRYRASGELPRVQTGASPTSALFPAIPLPTHSRSRRQPPPHPATSSPTSPPSFLLLRCCLKTPWRLLKLCSRSDERCGDELGWEARAPWTIWVRRDHGCSHLAPTTVGAEEAPTPWTSSRDLICFPCNVAYLYSIQAAATALEMQDELLAREPQHATPTHLHGRHPQATKMTTRSPTTAAPTTTSPSPRFALQDGTVVPLIEIGKRLVFLAEWDYPAKPYVFLLCFLYVVHRGLIWYFFPGFLAGSTIFMLWTKHHFHC